ttattgtccccgtgGGGCAGTTGGTTTTGCAGCACTTCATGACAGGACATCAAACATATGATACAAACAGATAGTCCCTCCATCAGTCACCGACAGACATAACAGGATAACATACATCATCacacactacaatacattacacACTGTTGGGTCTGACCAGGCCAGCTGGACATCTGGCTTATTCTGACTGATTTAAGGCTTTTATGGCTTGTGGTACCAAAGAGAATTTGGATCTGTTCTTGGTCAGAAATGACGCCTAGATGGCAGTagtcagtagtagtagtagtagtagtagtagtcacATATAATGTTATTGTCCTCTCTCACCAGTCtgtctttgtaaatgtgttcaGTGGTCTCTAGTGTTATCCAGAGTAACTTAGTGGTAGTAGTAACTGTTTTTCTGACGATGCTTTATAAACATCAGCAGGTGGTCCTGATCTCTTGTTCTTATGTCTTTTATATATCAGGACACCACCCACTGAAACAACTACAGGAAGCAGAACACCTGGAACAGCTGCTGCCAGTCCAACGAGGAGGCCTCCAGGAGAGGAGTTTCTATCCTCAGGGACATCATTCATGGAGTTTTCATCCTTGGAGCGTCCGCTGTTTAATCCTgaagataaaataaaacatacgaGTCAAATGTCTGATAGTGGAGCAGCCTTCATCCATCTGTTGTAAAGACCAGTTTTTACTAATTAAGAATAATTTCCAAACTCAAGTCTGTTCTGTCATACAATGATCTGGAAAAAGTCATCCATGCTTTCATAACCTCCCGCCTAGACTATTGTAACTCTCTCTACCTTGGTCTCCCTCTGACTCTGGTGGCACGGCTTCAGATGGTCCAAAATGCAGCAGCTAGGCTgctcacaaacacaaaaaagcgAGAACACATTACACCTGTCCTAGCCTTCTTGCACTGGTTTCCAGTCCAGTCTAggttacaatttaaaatactgttGATGGTTTTTAAAGCTCTTCACGCCCTGGCCCCCAGCTACATAGCAGATATCATTCATCCCCACGTAGCTCCCAGGTCCCTCAGATCCTCCAGCCAAGGCCTCCTCCATGTCCCACGGTCCCGGCTTaaccaaaaaggtgacaaagcCTTTTCTGTTGCTGGCCCTCAGCTGTGGAACCGACTGAACTATTCTCTGATGTTAGAaactgcagctacaacctgATACTCAGGAAAACTCACTGAGAGAGACTCACTCACCTGGCTCTGGAACCTGCAGACGGACGGTTCTGATTGGCTCAGAGTCGATGATGGATCTCTTTTTTCAGCTGATGCTACTCGACACTCGTATGTTCCAGTGTCGTTGCTTCTCACATTCTTCAGAATTAAAGACACTACCCTGTCCTTAAAGGATGAATGCTGGTAGGTTGGATCCACGTGTCCATCTCTGTAAGGACGTACTCTGGTGGCTTCAGGTCAGGTCTGCTCCATTCTACAGCTCTGATGGAGGAATCAGCAGCCTGACATGACAGAATGACATCATGTCCAGGGTTCACTGTTACCTCAATCaggtctgaaaaacaataataaactactattaataataaaaagtcatgttgTTTCAACAGTTGTCTACAGGTGTGTCCCTGCAGAAGGTCTCTGTAGAGTCTCACCTGATGGAGACGTTCACTGATCTGTCTCAACTGCAGAGATATCACAGGAGACTTTATTACCACGAGGTCAACAGCTGTTGTTGAGACACATGAAGCTGATCAACTTCTAATCAATAGTTCAGGTCTTAGCATCTCCTGAGATTAGAACAgctgatctgatctgatctcTTCCTCAGTCAGCGTCTCTAAAACAGAACAACAGACTCCAGGTGTCCTGATGTAGGAAATGTGTTGCTGCTCTCATAGATATAACActgttatatatgtgtgtgagtgcagcACCACGGTggtttaaaacatatttttcctATTGTTTAAATCCACCAATCACAACACAGCACGTCACAGACAAGCTGTTTTAACATTTAGTAGCTATACTGGatatttatttaacttaaaTTAGGAGTTTACGAGAAGAAATGATGCAAGTCATTTTGAAAGGTTGTGTAAATGCTTTTGCTGCCAGTTGTTTAGTCTCTTTTCATTAATCGTTTGAACTTTGAATGTCTCGTATCACAAACTCAAACTAACCTGAGGTTCATTCCTCTTCAGTTCTGACCTCACTGCTGagctgcacaaaaaaaaaaccaaggTCAGTataaactttagattttttAGATACAACAGTTAGGCCCCCATCAGAACAGAGCCAGTTTTAGCAGCCTGGGGCAGTTTGCGCTTCATGTTTtttgcagaaaagaaaaaaagaaaatttctCTTCCCCACATTTGACTGAGGATGGTTAATTTTGTGGTTGCCTAGCAAGAATAACAAAAGTCGCAAATTGGTCTGATGGGGGCGTCTTCAACAACAAAGGCAGTGCACTGAGCCTCGTGTTTTTCAACCTGTAGAACAGCTCTGTCTGATCACATATGCACCATGGTACTTTGTAGACAAAtgtgtttctgcctgttaagaCTATTCAAATGAAGAGGATTAAAGTCTTTCAAGCTTCCTCTTGTAGAGTGTCTCTTTGTGGTGAGGAGTACTTTTGTAGTACTATTCACAATTAAGCAGCATCTTCATATTAATGAATATTTTTACCATCGTCAGCCAGTCAAGAGTTTTCAAATGAATAGGAGGGAGATGTGTACAGGTGTGAATTTTAATAACCTGATATCAACATATGTTGAGCCTATAGGAAGGCTGCCCTCGACCCCAGGACTACCGATGTCTTCAGAGAGGGGGGTACGGCTCCACTTTGTGCAGCCTGCCCTTTAGATTTTGTGTAACAGAATGTGCTGTGCAGTGCCGTGTAGATCCACCCACTCACATAGATATAAATCCTCGGACCGTACCAGGTATCATTCTGCATCGATCCTGAGACCGTACGCTACGCACCAACTAAAGTGAAGTGCTGTGTAGAATCAGATCAATTGAACAGAGAGAACAGGGAAGGAGAGGATTGACATACTCTGCTCTCATGGCTCCATTTATCATCCTGCTGTTCCTTCTGTCTGAAGCAGCTTCTGGTAAATATCAGCTTTGACTGTGAAAATTCATGTAGACTTTGTTTATACAGCAGGACACTCAGTGTCTGTTAGTTAGTGCCGTTTGATGCTGACTGTGAAAGTAGTAAGATTGAATCAAACAATGACATGCTTAAATTTGATTGGTTAGAAATTGATTAGCTTTACGTGTCTCCACGACAGTTTGTTGATATTGTGGGAACACAGTCATGTGACAGAGGCCATCTGTAGTCTCCAGGCTGTGGAAATCCTTTTAAAATAAGACattctatttattatttatttattattctttattgtttttcagaGCTGATTGAGGTACAAGTGCAAACTGGACAGGATGCCACTCTGCCATGTCGGACTGCTTATTCCTCCATTGATGCTGTAGAGTGGAGAAGAGCTAACCCGAAGCCAGACGTCCTCCTCTTTTATAAATATAAGCAAACAGAAACACTACATCCAGACTTTAaggagagggtggagctggtggacagagagcTGAAGGGCGGAGACGCGTCTTTAATTCTAAAGGCTGTGAGCAGACAGGACAACGGAATATACGAGTGTCGAGTTAAACCAGATGATTCAAGCCGTAAAAAGAGAGCCATCATCATCTCTGAGCCAATCAGAACCATCAAATTCATCCGTCTGCATGTTATAGATCCAGCAGGTGAGTATcaggttgtagctgcagtttctaacatcagagaggatgaagaCTGCTCCACTATCACACATTTACTGACTCATGTGTTTTATTATCTTCAGGTTCTGAGGCTGAAGAATCAACTCCAGGTCCGGAGGATGAAGAATCATCTCGTGTAGGCCTATACATTGGATTGGGAGCCTTGGGAGCTCTACTCGGTGGTATTGTTACAGCTGCTGCAGTGGGttaataatatttaataaatggtctataaagcatcaagtaacattaatttggccccattaaatcttttttggcaaaacatttaaaagagaTGTTTTTTGATAATTTGTACACTGATAATAGCTAAATAATGTTTAGAAATTATTAACCATTAAAAAGGCATTATTTTCATCAGATGCAACTTCATAATAGACATccaaaaaatgtttattgatggtttataaataatataataataatatatgtatatatataacattttacTTGGGCGAAAGTACtgttgctttaaagaaatgGAAAAGTTATGTTACTTAAGGTACTTTTTCTGTCAATAAATTTTcttcaagtaaaaacaaaatgactcCATAATTGATTCTTGAAATATTTGCTcagataaaaacataaaaataagttattattgcagaaacattacatattttaccTTTGTTCAGCCCTATGACAGTcattctcacactcacacattagCCTCATGCTCCACCCGTCCAGCACGCTGAGTGATgcaaatcaaacacacctgcTGGGATTCAGAAACATGAGGAAGTTGATTTAAAACTTCACAAAGATAAAATCACAGTGGGATTTAATAGATTTTCTACAAAAAATATCAAGAAATGGCCATTATCAAGTGTTAATTTATTATCATGATTAAGAAGATATCCTGGTCCACACTCCTTTTCGGTACATTCCATTCTAAATTTTAATGACTGGACTAAGTAAAGAAGTTGATGGCCTATCTACGCAGTATTGGACTTTATAGTAAGATATTAATAAGTAAAGACAATGTTGGTAATAAACTGTGGAGGGCAGCTATTACGCCATTGCAGCGTCAAGTCTGCCGTAaatccaaagaagaagaagacacctGCTGCCATGTTACTTCACCAACAGGTGCATGCTGGTTGtggctaacatgctaaatgctaacatgctgtcTCAACAACAACTGTTGACCTTTACAATTTTAACTTAAATATAGATTCCTcggttttctttttattatgtatttgtttCAGAAGTTTTAAAAACTCACAGTTTCCTCACAGAGCAGCCACAGCAGAGATGTTCCCTCCATCCTGACACTTTGTTAAATGCAGCTTATTGAAATATGTCGTCaagtaaacccccccccccttcctctgTGACTGTGGCCCAGTGCTGTGGTTTCCTCTCCACACAGTTTGAGAAAAAGTTTCTTTACTTTAGTTGCAATAAAGCAGATGAATTAATTTTTAAATTAAGTTTCAAAACGAGGTACTAAACCACAACATGAACGTGACGATAGACAACAAACTAAATGTTGAGATGAAAAATAAGCAACGACCCACACCTGAATGTAAAAGAACATGAATACGAtgaaacacgtgtgtgtgtgtgtatgtgtgtgtgtgtgtgtgtgtgtggtcattgTAACTGGTgatgatcagctgtttctgtctGCAGATCCATCAACAGCTGATACATGTGTTTATGACAATAAACTGATTTCAGATACAAAGACCAAGTCTGTAACTTTAGGGAAATGATAACTCCTGATGACATGTATGGAAATAATCTTTATTAACAATATTTCCTCAACAGCATTCATGTCTGTGATTATAAACTAACAAGAGACTAACTGAGCTGCTAACTGCAGGAGGAGAAACCACGCAGCTGCTACCCCACCCTACACAGAGGAAATGGGTGTTAGAACTGCTCTGACCAACCTCAGaccataaatatatataaaggctaGATGTCTTACGGTGGAGTCTCTAACGTCATCACCGGCGGCCATCTTGTCACAGGAAGCTTTCTTGCGAGCTCTGTGGTACCTGATGTAAGGTGAGTGAtctgcacaaacacaaatactctTATCTCGCTGAAATCTTGATGGATTTACAAACGGTTTGGTTTCTTACAAACAGTTTGGTGTCTTACAAACGTTATTAACGTGGCTATAATTCTGGATGCTTGAACATGTTGAAATTGCAGCTTTTCTTTTCGAAAAACGACTGTGAGTGAGACCTAGTAGCAGCTAATGTTACAGTTTAGCTGCTACCCAGCAATTTTACATCAGTGGGAGGGGCAGAATTGCTCTTTCTTTTTAATATAACTTAAGTTGCACATGATTTCCAATCAGTTTGGTTTGTTAAAAACATCTTACGTTATGATATAGGAAATTGCTGTCTTTATAAGAGAAGATGCCAGACTTTTGTGCAGCATACGGATGCTCCAATCGTCAGAGTCTCAAAACGAGAGCCTGTGGGATCACCTTTCACCTGTAAGATATGACAATATTATGATGATATTTGGGATAATCATTAGTTACTTAGTGGATGTATGTACAATACAGGTCCTGTTACACAGGAACAGCGGGGCTATGACATAATAGTATTACAAGATTGATGTTGACCCAAGGCTTTTTAGAAGTTTGTTTACACAATCGCTGAATGTTTCCTTTGGACACCTTTTTATAACTAGTTTAGTGTGGT
The sequence above is drawn from the Sander lucioperca isolate FBNREF2018 chromosome 17, SLUC_FBN_1.2, whole genome shotgun sequence genome and encodes:
- the LOC116034454 gene encoding coxsackievirus and adenovirus receptor-like, whose amino-acid sequence is MAPFIILLFLLSEAASELIEVQVQTGQDATLPCRTAYSSIDAVEWRRANPKPDVLLFYKYKQTETLHPDFKERVELVDRELKGGDASLILKAVSRQDNGIYECRVKPDDSSRKKRAIIISEPIRTIKFIRLHVIDPAGSEAEESTPGPEDEESSRVGLYIGLGALGALLGGIVTAAAVG